A DNA window from Oceanotoga teriensis contains the following coding sequences:
- the cmr4 gene encoding type III-B CRISPR module RAMP protein Cmr4, whose protein sequence is MFSTSKQLFIKTKSPLHAGIGRTIGNIDMPIQREKYGGYPKIEATTLKGNLRKYYENNDANNYFGKANNETVSVFGITDARLLFYPIKTIKGMYTYVTCSYLLNRFIEDNKIIEEIEGSKIFDVPENKCGIIKNNNQFSDLKDDYIYLDNFIFKKISIDNNKNKALEKFNFIKEKDIILLSDNDFNELIFLNKNIVHRNRVNEITGVVDKKSGSLYTEEYVPIETVFYTLILKNEFGENDLYEKFFEEIPLKIQIGSNYNFGKGIVEIIKK, encoded by the coding sequence ATGTTTAGTACATCAAAACAGTTATTTATAAAAACAAAATCTCCTTTACACGCAGGAATTGGTAGAACAATAGGGAATATTGATATGCCCATTCAAAGAGAAAAGTATGGAGGATATCCAAAGATAGAAGCAACAACTTTAAAAGGTAACTTAAGAAAATACTATGAAAATAATGATGCAAATAATTATTTTGGAAAAGCAAATAATGAAACAGTATCGGTATTTGGAATTACTGATGCTAGACTTTTATTTTATCCTATAAAAACAATTAAAGGTATGTATACCTATGTTACTTGTTCTTACTTATTAAATAGATTTATTGAAGATAATAAAATTATAGAAGAAATAGAAGGATCTAAAATATTTGACGTACCAGAAAACAAGTGTGGTATTATAAAAAATAATAATCAATTTTCTGATTTAAAAGATGATTATATTTATTTAGACAATTTTATATTTAAAAAAATAAGTATTGATAATAATAAAAATAAAGCATTAGAAAAATTTAATTTTATTAAAGAAAAGGATATTATATTACTTTCTGATAATGATTTTAATGAATTAATATTTTTAAACAAAAATATAGTTCATAGAAATAGAGTAAATGAAATTACAGGCGTTGTAGATAAAAAGAGTGGTTCTTTATATACAGAAGAGTATGTGCCAATAGAAACAGTTTTTTATACTTTAATTTTGAAAAATGAATTTGGTGAAAATGATCTTTATGAAAAATTTTTTGAAGAAATTCCTTTGAAAATTCAAATAGGAAGTAATTATAATTTTGGAAAAGGAATAGTGGAAATTATAAAAAAATAA